The nucleotide window TAACTGCCATGGGCATATTGGGTATTTTATTTAAGATTTGCCCACAACAAAGATTGAAAGTCTCTGTGTGAATTTTTTAAGACTTTCATATAAATTGGGGAAAATGGTAAAAAAAACAGGCCTTTTTTTATGGATTTGTTTTTATTGCATGGTTTGTGCTGGCAATGCTGCCGGCGATATCTATATGTATATTGACGGCAGCGGTATTATCCATTTTACAAATGTCCCCACATCAACTGATTACAAAGTATACATCAAAGAAAAACCCAAAAAAATAAACTCTCTGGCCTATATTCGCAAATATGATGATTTTATCAAGAAAGCCCAAAAAAAATATGGTGTTGAGTTTTTTTTGATCAAGGCGGTGATTAAAGCAGAATCAGATTTTAACGAAAGGGCGGTTTCAAAAAGAGGCGCAAAAGGCCTTATGCAGATTATGCCTGCCAATTTTAAATCCCTTTTTGTGGAAGACCCTTTTAATCCTTTGCAGAATATCATGGGGGGAACCCTTTATCTTAAGCGGCTGTTGATGCGCTACGAGCATAAACTTCCACTGGTGCTTGCAGCTTATAATGCAGGGCCACAGGCTGTTGATAAGTATCAGCGGATTCCCCCGTACAAAGAAACACAAAATTATGTCAGAAAAGTGATGAAAATTTATAGTCAGTATAAAAATTCCTGAGTGTGCCTAATATTTTTTTTGAATTTCTCGTATGAATTTTATCAGCCTGTCTCTCAGGTCCGGTCTTTCAAGGGCAAATGAAAGGTTGGCCATCTGGAATCCTGCTTTATCTCCACAGTCAAAGCGTGTTCCCTTAAATTTATATCCATAGATCGGCTGTTCTTTGAGAAGGGTTTTCATGGCATCGGTAAGCTGGATTTCTCCTCCCGCGCCTTTTTCTTTTTTTTCTAAATATTCAAAAATTTTGGGGGTGAGGATATAGCGGCCTATAATGGCAAGGTTGGAAGGGGCTTGGTCCGGACTTGGTTTTTCCACCATATCGTCGATTCGGAAAATATCTTCTTCCACCTGTTGGGCATCAAGGATGCCGTATTTGTCTGTCTGGTCTTTTTCCACTTCCATGACCGCAGCCATGGATGCCCGTAACCGGTCGAATTTTTTTACCATTTCGGAAAGAACGGGTTTATCGGTCTGGATAAGGTCATCAGCCAGAAGTACTGCAAACGGCTCATCTCCGACAATATCTTTTGCACACAATATGGCATGACCCAGGCCCAAAGGCTGGTGCTGACGGGTATAAATAATGTTGCCTGTTTTGGGAACAAGTTCCTGGATTTGTTTTAAAAGATCGTCTTTGCCTTTTTCCTGTAGTGCGTGTTCTATTTCATAAGACCTGTCAAAATGGTCTTCAAGTGCTTTTTTCCCACGGCCCGTAACAAAAATAATCTGTTCGATACCGGCTTCAAAGGCTTCTTCAACCGCATACTGGATGATGGGTTTGTCAACAACAGTGAGCATCTCTTTAGCCATGGCTTTGGTTGCGGGGATAAATCTCGTGCCAAGTCCTGCTACCGGAAAAACAGCCTTTTTGATTTTCATGAAAACTCCTTTGGATGATTTCGTGCGTCATGATCAGCGAGTATAACATTTATGATATGGTTTTATTGTTTATTTTGAATTCAATCATATGTCAAATTTATTTTGATTGAATATGTATGATATTCGTATTATTAAGATGAGTTGTAAAGTTTGTAATGGTTTGACATTATTGATTTTTTTTTGTATGGTTCATATCCTTAAGCGATCATGATAATTTTAGAGAAGGAAGTTCTAATGACTGATACAACCCAGAAAACATCTGGAATACCACCGGAACAACTCAGCTTGCAAAGTAAATTTCGGTTTAATTGCCATAAAGGCGTCAAATGTTTTACCGACTGCTGCCGGGGAATTGATATTATGCTGACCCCCTACGATATTTTAACCATGCGCAAAAAACTCGATTTGACGTCCGAGGAATTTCTTGCCGTATTTACGGACCCACAGATTCTTGAAAAGGCTGATCTTCCCGTGGTAACGCTTAAACTTCTGGATGATGAGAGAAAATCGTGTCCTTTTGTGGAAGACAAGGACGGATGTGTCATATATGAAGACCGCCCCACAACCTGCAGATACTATCCGTTGGGAGTCGGGTCTTTAAGTTATTCCGGTGAAAAAGGCGAAAAAGATGAGTTTTTTTTCACGGTGAAAGAAGATCATTGCATGGGGTTTGATGAAAACAAAGAATGGACTGTTGCAGACTGGAGAGCTGATCAGGGCGTTGATCTTCGTGACAAGGTAAATGACGGATGGATGGAACTGATTGTCAGGAAAAAATCATTGCCGCTGAGTATGAAACTTACCGAAGAAAGCAAAAAGATGTTTTTTATGGTTTGCTATAATATCGACAAGTTCAGGAACTTTGTTTTTAACAGCACATTTCTTGAAAGATATGATTTTCCAAAGGAAAAAATTGAAGAAATTAAAAAAGATGATATCTCATTATTGCAGTTTGGATTTGAATGGCTTAAAGCTGGCTTTTTTCAAACAGGACGGGAAAACTTTAAGGTAAAAGAAAAAAATAAACAGTAAGAAATCGGGTTCAAGTGTTTTTCAAACAGGCCATATTGCAATGCAAATGGCCTGTTTGAATTTTATTTAATAAGTATACCAGAGACTTGCGTGGGATTTGGTGTCGTTCAACCGCTCTTCAATGTTTACATTAAAAAATGACGCAACCGGTTCAAAAATTTCCGGGTTATGGGCCTGGACGCTTTTTGCGGCATCCAAAAGGATTTGAAAGCCTTTGAGGGTCATTTTTCCCAAGGGTTTGCGGCAGGGACCTGACGGCATGCCCAATAACTGCATCAAAGTTTTTAATGGAAGAGGATTTCTTGCCCTGCAAGTGACGGGTCCGAACTCGGAATCTTCTTGTGTGGTAACTACCACAAGGTCAAGCAGTGGTTTTAAGGCCTGCTGGATTTTCATGGCTCCGTTTGTATCTGCCTGGTTGAGCTGCAAGATCATCTGAGTCATAAATTTCGGGGCAATGTTGGACATGACTGAAATCCCTCCGCATGCCTTGATTTTCGGATCAGTCATCACGTCATAAACCAGGGCGTCATCCCCTGAGAATATTTTAAAGTCATTGCCGCAAAATTTACGGGTAAGTTGCATGTTTTCAATATTTCCTGTTGCTTCTTTTACGCAGGATACATTTGAAAAATTTTTTGCCAGGATGGCAAGGTCCTGGGGCAGCATCTGCGCACCGGTTCTGCCCGGAATAATATAAGGAATAATATTTACATCCGGGAATTGCTTGGCAATGACCTCATAGTATTCCCTTCTGATTTCAAGGGAGCTGGGTCCATTGTAATAAGGGTCCACCAAAAGGACTGCATCAATCCCTTTTTTTGCAGCATTGCCCACAGCTTCCAGAGCTTCTGCGGTGTTATTGCTTCCTGTTCCGGCAATTGTGAGACATTTGTCTTTTGCATGTTTGGCAACCTGGGCAATTACGTCATCGTGTTCCGTCCATTTGAATGTCGGGCTTTCACCAGTGGTTCCTGTTGCAAGTATTCCTGTGATACCATTTTCAATCTGAAAGTTGATAAGCTGTTCAAGTCCCTTTTGATCAAGTTCTCCTGCTTGATTAAAAGGGGTAATTAATGCTGTATAGCACCCTGGCTTCATATTTTACTCCTGGCATGTAAATAAATTGTTTCTAAATGGATTTTCCTAGATTCAGGTGCTATCACAACTCTTGGCTTGGTTCAAGCCAAAATTAAAATTGGTGATTATTTTAAAGGGGTCTTGACACAAAGTTGTATCAGAAATAGTATATAAGGTTTTAAATGATTGCCACAGGCAGGCTTGACCATTTTATATTACAATCTGGTCATCCTGGGTTTGGCCACAACAAAATTTGAAAGTCGTTGTTTGGATTTTTAAAGGCTTTCATGTAATTTAAGATTTGGACTTTTAATAAAATTAAATCTAAGGATAAGATCAATGACCAATACGGATCAAGGGAAAAATCTGCCGAAAGATGCGGATGAGCATATTGCAAGATTAAGAAGTCAGATTACCCATAATACTGAATGCGGTACAACCCATTATAACCTGGCTGTGGCTCTTTTGGGAAAGCAGGAGTATGTAGAGGCTGAAAAAGTCCTTCATGACGCAATTGACTGTAGTCCAACTCTTGCTGAGGCCTACGTTCTTCTGGGCGGTATCTGTCTTCAAAGAAAAGATCTTGAAGGGTGCTACCGGTATAACCAGCGTGCCACAAAGGCACGGGCCGGGTTTGCGGAAGGCTATGCGAATATGGCATTTGTCCTTCTTCAACTGGTTGATGGAAAAGATTCAAAGGAAGATGAAGAAAAGGTGGATAAAGCCA belongs to Desulfobacula toluolica Tol2 and includes:
- a CDS encoding lytic transglycosylase domain-containing protein is translated as MVKKTGLFLWICFYCMVCAGNAAGDIYMYIDGSGIIHFTNVPTSTDYKVYIKEKPKKINSLAYIRKYDDFIKKAQKKYGVEFFLIKAVIKAESDFNERAVSKRGAKGLMQIMPANFKSLFVEDPFNPLQNIMGGTLYLKRLLMRYEHKLPLVLAAYNAGPQAVDKYQRIPPYKETQNYVRKVMKIYSQYKNS
- the galU gene encoding UTP--glucose-1-phosphate uridylyltransferase GalU, coding for MKIKKAVFPVAGLGTRFIPATKAMAKEMLTVVDKPIIQYAVEEAFEAGIEQIIFVTGRGKKALEDHFDRSYEIEHALQEKGKDDLLKQIQELVPKTGNIIYTRQHQPLGLGHAILCAKDIVGDEPFAVLLADDLIQTDKPVLSEMVKKFDRLRASMAAVMEVEKDQTDKYGILDAQQVEEDIFRIDDMVEKPSPDQAPSNLAIIGRYILTPKIFEYLEKKEKGAGGEIQLTDAMKTLLKEQPIYGYKFKGTRFDCGDKAGFQMANLSFALERPDLRDRLIKFIREIQKKY
- a CDS encoding YkgJ family cysteine cluster protein is translated as MTDTTQKTSGIPPEQLSLQSKFRFNCHKGVKCFTDCCRGIDIMLTPYDILTMRKKLDLTSEEFLAVFTDPQILEKADLPVVTLKLLDDERKSCPFVEDKDGCVIYEDRPTTCRYYPLGVGSLSYSGEKGEKDEFFFTVKEDHCMGFDENKEWTVADWRADQGVDLRDKVNDGWMELIVRKKSLPLSMKLTEESKKMFFMVCYNIDKFRNFVFNSTFLERYDFPKEKIEEIKKDDISLLQFGFEWLKAGFFQTGRENFKVKEKNKQ
- the dapA gene encoding 4-hydroxy-tetrahydrodipicolinate synthase gives rise to the protein MKPGCYTALITPFNQAGELDQKGLEQLINFQIENGITGILATGTTGESPTFKWTEHDDVIAQVAKHAKDKCLTIAGTGSNNTAEALEAVGNAAKKGIDAVLLVDPYYNGPSSLEIRREYYEVIAKQFPDVNIIPYIIPGRTGAQMLPQDLAILAKNFSNVSCVKEATGNIENMQLTRKFCGNDFKIFSGDDALVYDVMTDPKIKACGGISVMSNIAPKFMTQMILQLNQADTNGAMKIQQALKPLLDLVVVTTQEDSEFGPVTCRARNPLPLKTLMQLLGMPSGPCRKPLGKMTLKGFQILLDAAKSVQAHNPEIFEPVASFFNVNIEERLNDTKSHASLWYTY
- a CDS encoding tetratricopeptide repeat protein, with protein sequence MTNTDQGKNLPKDADEHIARLRSQITHNTECGTTHYNLAVALLGKQEYVEAEKVLHDAIDCSPTLAEAYVLLGGICLQRKDLEGCYRYNQRATKARAGFAEGYANMAFVLLQLVDGKDSKEDEEKVDKAIKNLKKAIIHNKHFVQAYATLGTAYFMKGLVPEGIKANLEALNVQPEFPIAHNNLAVAYLETGEFDKAIVHCDKAEELGFEVARELKDELAPHRKA